A single genomic interval of Microbacterium sp. zg-Y1090 harbors:
- a CDS encoding ABC transporter permease — protein MTQIDLTDYDVPGRGRGLVDLIRWRYLLGLLVRKGTATRYRNSVLGWTWSYVKPLSQFVIYYFVMGVILQFHRDIENFPIYLFSGVIIVNLFNEAFGNATNSIVENRALVNKIYLPRELFPAASVIVALIHFAPQMLVLLVICLLVGWTPTIGAVLGAVGAVILIVAFATGLGLFFGGINVRFRDAQNFVEIIRMFATWTSPVLYTWMLVRDVLSGPVFAIYMSNPLSVAVELFHHGFWNATVEQQQPFPPLFWAYSIAGVAACLIMLVVGQTVFRKMERTFAQDL, from the coding sequence ATGACCCAAATTGACCTCACTGACTACGACGTGCCTGGGCGCGGACGTGGCCTCGTCGACCTCATTCGCTGGCGATACCTGCTCGGTCTCCTCGTCCGCAAGGGGACGGCCACGCGTTACCGCAACTCGGTGCTCGGCTGGACCTGGTCCTACGTCAAGCCGCTGTCGCAGTTTGTCATCTACTACTTCGTCATGGGGGTCATCCTCCAGTTCCACCGGGACATCGAGAACTTCCCGATCTATCTGTTCTCGGGCGTCATCATCGTCAACCTCTTCAACGAGGCCTTCGGGAACGCGACGAACTCGATCGTCGAGAACCGCGCCCTCGTCAACAAGATCTACCTTCCCAGGGAGCTCTTCCCTGCGGCTTCGGTGATCGTCGCGCTGATCCACTTCGCACCGCAGATGCTGGTGCTCCTCGTGATCTGCCTCCTGGTGGGCTGGACTCCGACGATCGGTGCCGTGCTCGGTGCCGTCGGCGCGGTGATCCTGATCGTGGCGTTCGCAACGGGCCTCGGGCTCTTCTTCGGCGGTATCAACGTCCGCTTCCGCGACGCTCAGAACTTCGTCGAGATCATCCGGATGTTCGCGACCTGGACATCGCCGGTGCTGTACACCTGGATGCTCGTCCGTGATGTGCTCTCGGGGCCGGTGTTCGCGATCTACATGTCCAATCCCCTGTCCGTCGCCGTGGAACTGTTCCACCACGGGTTCTGGAACGCGACGGTGGAACAGCAGCAGCCGTTCCCGCCTCTCTTCTGGGCGTACTCCATCGCGGGAGTGGCGGCCTGCCTGATCATGCTCGTTGTCGGCCAGACGGTGTTCCGCAAGATGGAACGCACCTTTGCTCAGGATCTCTAG
- a CDS encoding glycosyltransferase family 2 protein, translating into MPNMRSHAARAARRLLGARYDTVRARLVGAPLPPSPAREAAALQASGLFDADFYRRLRALPASTDPAKDYARYGSRQKLPFHPLIEPEYVGGDALVALSEGRVDDFLAALRRLPVDRWGPLLANWPVGQQLGADRNQLVVSMDGIAMSAEEAAERLIDFHAGLGHPTDEIGETDWQAALTAPRVEGRVSVIMLTYQDHAMTTAAVDAVLRTTENEDVEVVLVDNASRDAVGRVLVARYGSHPRVRYLRPAVNLNFGPGSNLGAIRSTGEYLMLLNNDTLPQKGWLAPLLARLTRPGVTAVQPLLLYPDGTVQTAGTVFAAPRSLAHHFLVGHPLADAVRHGGTGFRAITAGAMLIRASDFLSLRGFDPAYVNGQEDVDFCLRAARDIGGGFDVESSSRVIHFESKTPGRMARASANRQVLMHRWRAELTAADAQQYAEAGLELAHAQPDISGPFAIARPVAVRPRQERKPRWSIATDIPAAEIILGDGPSPHWSLVRELVASIEDLGHEVTVDAAEVRLRATAYLDDIRLVFGARSDASPWLGRFNVLLSNGDTTAGHDDGFDARLTIPSLANPAEAAARLRDISASAGFPVADV; encoded by the coding sequence ATGCCGAACATGCGATCGCACGCCGCACGAGCGGCCAGGCGGCTGCTGGGGGCGAGGTACGACACGGTTCGGGCCAGGCTCGTCGGGGCACCCCTGCCGCCTTCACCGGCGCGAGAGGCGGCCGCCCTGCAGGCCTCCGGGCTCTTCGACGCCGACTTCTACCGTCGACTGCGCGCCCTCCCCGCATCGACGGATCCCGCGAAGGACTATGCGCGGTACGGCAGCCGTCAGAAGCTGCCCTTCCATCCTCTGATCGAACCCGAGTACGTCGGAGGCGATGCTCTCGTGGCCCTCTCAGAGGGCCGGGTCGACGATTTCCTCGCGGCGCTCCGCCGTCTGCCCGTCGACCGTTGGGGGCCGCTGCTCGCGAACTGGCCGGTCGGCCAGCAACTCGGAGCCGACCGCAACCAGCTCGTCGTCTCCATGGACGGCATCGCGATGTCCGCTGAGGAAGCGGCTGAACGGCTCATCGATTTCCACGCCGGACTGGGGCATCCCACCGATGAGATCGGCGAGACGGACTGGCAGGCCGCCCTCACCGCACCCCGCGTCGAAGGCCGAGTGAGCGTCATCATGCTCACCTACCAGGACCACGCCATGACGACTGCGGCGGTGGACGCGGTCCTGCGCACCACCGAGAACGAGGACGTCGAGGTGGTCCTCGTGGACAACGCCTCACGGGACGCGGTCGGACGGGTGCTTGTCGCGCGCTACGGCTCCCATCCGCGCGTCCGCTACCTCCGCCCGGCGGTCAACCTCAACTTCGGGCCGGGGAGCAATCTCGGCGCGATCCGCTCCACGGGCGAATACCTCATGCTCCTCAACAACGACACGCTGCCGCAGAAGGGGTGGCTCGCGCCTCTGCTGGCGCGATTGACGCGCCCTGGAGTCACGGCGGTGCAGCCGTTGCTCCTCTACCCCGACGGGACGGTGCAGACGGCCGGCACCGTCTTCGCCGCGCCACGGAGCCTCGCTCACCACTTCCTCGTCGGCCACCCTCTCGCCGATGCCGTCCGACACGGGGGGACAGGCTTTCGTGCGATCACCGCGGGCGCGATGCTGATCCGCGCGTCCGACTTCCTCAGCCTGCGAGGCTTCGACCCCGCCTACGTGAACGGTCAGGAGGACGTCGACTTCTGCCTCCGCGCCGCACGCGACATCGGTGGCGGCTTCGACGTGGAGAGCAGTTCCCGCGTGATCCACTTCGAGAGCAAGACCCCCGGACGCATGGCGCGCGCTTCCGCCAATCGCCAGGTCCTCATGCATCGCTGGCGTGCCGAGCTCACCGCCGCCGATGCGCAGCAGTATGCGGAAGCCGGTCTCGAACTCGCTCACGCCCAGCCGGACATCAGCGGCCCCTTCGCGATCGCACGCCCCGTGGCGGTGCGCCCACGCCAGGAGAGGAAGCCTCGCTGGTCCATCGCCACCGACATCCCGGCGGCCGAAATCATCCTGGGCGACGGCCCCTCGCCCCATTGGTCGCTCGTGCGCGAACTGGTGGCGAGCATCGAGGATCTCGGACACGAGGTCACCGTCGACGCCGCAGAAGTGCGCCTTCGCGCGACCGCCTACCTGGACGACATCCGGCTGGTGTTCGGGGCCCGCAGCGACGCCTCCCCTTGGCTGGGGCGCTTCAACGTGCTCCTGTCGAACGGCGACACCACCGCCGGCCATGACGACGGCTTCGATGCAAGGCTCACCATCCCGTCGCTGGCGAACCCTGCCGAGGCAGCGGCACGACTGCGCGACATCTCGGCGTCCGCAGGCTTTCCCGTGGCCGACGTCTGA
- a CDS encoding glycosyltransferase — MTTTLRVVLDAPAAPGDAPAEAARQLARALVRTAPPACEVAAVVPAIADDEISRLHIDVPGLADVAAAPLPRRELAASWQLGVAAGVAGGMIHSPTFLAPLVRHDRVYAHEQTVVTLWDLTAWEAPEELGRAGVMWQKAMLKRAVKHADAVVVPSHAHADALRQVAPKLGDRIRVIAGAAPEGFAAPTDEVGRRRSLELPGEYVVIDGTAGGAEIAFAGVMASGADLPVVVMNVPDDRAAAIREAGAAAGLDESRLRVPGPLTAADRAAVLAGATALVSPSTVTGFPWAVVEALTLSLPVVVADTPANRELVVDGGALAQPSADAIGGALSQLLGSDAARSRAAVLAGDRGRAFSWAGAAERVWQLHADL, encoded by the coding sequence ATGACGACGACGCTGCGCGTGGTGCTCGACGCTCCCGCGGCCCCGGGTGATGCGCCGGCCGAGGCCGCGCGTCAGCTTGCGCGGGCGCTGGTGCGCACAGCGCCGCCGGCGTGCGAGGTGGCGGCGGTGGTGCCCGCCATCGCAGACGACGAGATCTCGCGCCTGCACATCGACGTGCCCGGGCTCGCCGACGTCGCTGCCGCTCCGCTGCCGCGGCGCGAACTGGCCGCATCATGGCAGCTCGGCGTCGCCGCCGGGGTCGCCGGCGGCATGATCCACTCGCCCACGTTCCTCGCCCCGCTGGTGCGGCACGACCGGGTCTACGCCCACGAGCAGACCGTCGTGACGCTGTGGGACCTCACCGCTTGGGAGGCTCCGGAGGAGCTCGGGCGCGCGGGCGTGATGTGGCAGAAGGCCATGCTCAAGCGGGCGGTCAAGCACGCCGACGCCGTGGTGGTTCCCAGCCATGCCCACGCCGATGCGCTGCGGCAGGTCGCGCCGAAGCTGGGCGACCGGATCCGGGTGATCGCCGGGGCGGCGCCGGAGGGTTTCGCCGCGCCGACCGACGAAGTGGGCCGGCGGCGCTCGCTGGAGCTGCCGGGGGAGTATGTCGTCATCGACGGTACGGCCGGGGGAGCGGAAATCGCGTTCGCCGGAGTGATGGCCTCCGGCGCGGACCTTCCTGTCGTCGTGATGAACGTGCCGGACGATCGTGCCGCGGCCATTCGGGAGGCGGGCGCGGCAGCGGGGCTCGATGAGTCGCGCCTGCGCGTGCCGGGACCGCTCACCGCGGCGGATCGCGCCGCGGTGCTGGCCGGGGCGACCGCGCTGGTTTCGCCCTCGACCGTGACGGGGTTTCCCTGGGCCGTCGTCGAGGCGCTCACCCTGAGCCTTCCCGTCGTGGTCGCCGACACCCCCGCGAACCGCGAGCTGGTCGTCGACGGGGGAGCGCTCGCGCAGCCGTCGGCCGACGCCATCGGTGGGGCCCTGTCGCAGCTGCTGGGCTCGGATGCCGCACGTTCCCGCGCCGCTGTCCTCGCCGGCGATCGCGGGCGCGCGTTCTCGTGGGCCGGCGCTGCGGAGCGCGTATGGCAGCTGCACGCCGACCTGTGA
- a CDS encoding LCP family protein, whose translation MSVASPPRTAGSRTSGRGSLLQQRPMRHPDAGSADVMTRRAWWLVVLNFLLPGSAQVLAGNRRLGRVGVAATLTMWVLIVVAALGALLWREAVTTLGTNWFVLTLVQVVLIAYVVLWVVLTVDTLRLARLVRTRPRARVGIAALAVALLVLAGGTTAYAAYSVGTLRGAFGSIFGQSGPSVPPSDGYYNILLLGADSGDGRDSMRFDSISVVSINAETGAVTITGIPRDIQNPPFSAGPMQDLYPDGFEGHGDATCGWGAGINQLMNAVEVCRDGSGLYPDAESVGSTPAVEATKDAAEGVLGIEIPYYVFVDMHGFADMIDALGGVDITVAERLPKGGGPAYDGQPVDDWAIGWIEAGEQHMDGDTAQWYARSRYTTNDWDRMQRQRQLQQAMLAQLDPATVLTRFNDIAAAGQDLIETDVPQSMFPTFVELALKAKEQPVASLELTPMGIGIDPDDPDYDRVHEIVRDALHPPTPEPES comes from the coding sequence GTGAGCGTTGCCAGTCCGCCGCGGACCGCCGGCTCCCGGACATCCGGCCGCGGCTCGTTGCTGCAGCAGCGCCCGATGCGGCATCCGGATGCCGGTTCCGCCGACGTGATGACCCGACGGGCCTGGTGGCTGGTGGTGCTCAACTTCCTGCTGCCCGGCTCCGCCCAGGTGCTGGCCGGCAATCGACGTCTCGGCCGCGTCGGCGTCGCCGCCACGCTCACGATGTGGGTGCTGATCGTCGTGGCGGCGCTCGGCGCGCTGCTCTGGCGCGAGGCCGTGACGACGCTCGGCACCAACTGGTTCGTGCTCACGCTGGTGCAGGTCGTGCTGATCGCCTACGTCGTGCTGTGGGTCGTGCTCACCGTCGACACGCTGCGGCTGGCCCGTCTGGTCCGCACGCGACCGCGCGCCCGCGTCGGCATCGCCGCACTGGCGGTGGCGCTGCTCGTGCTCGCCGGCGGCACGACCGCGTATGCGGCCTACTCGGTGGGCACGCTGCGGGGCGCGTTCGGCAGCATCTTCGGGCAGAGCGGCCCCAGCGTGCCGCCTTCGGACGGCTACTACAACATCCTGCTGCTGGGGGCGGACAGCGGCGACGGCCGCGACTCGATGCGGTTCGACAGCATCTCGGTGGTCTCGATCAACGCCGAGACCGGCGCTGTGACGATCACCGGCATCCCGCGGGACATCCAGAACCCGCCGTTCTCCGCCGGCCCCATGCAGGACCTGTATCCCGACGGCTTCGAGGGGCACGGGGATGCCACCTGCGGCTGGGGCGCCGGCATCAATCAGCTCATGAACGCGGTCGAGGTGTGCCGCGACGGCTCGGGCCTGTACCCCGACGCGGAGTCCGTGGGCTCGACCCCGGCGGTCGAAGCGACCAAGGATGCCGCGGAGGGGGTCCTCGGCATCGAGATCCCCTACTACGTGTTCGTCGACATGCACGGCTTCGCGGACATGATCGACGCTCTCGGCGGCGTCGACATCACCGTCGCCGAGCGACTGCCGAAGGGCGGCGGGCCGGCGTACGACGGCCAGCCCGTCGACGACTGGGCCATCGGCTGGATCGAGGCGGGCGAGCAGCACATGGACGGCGACACCGCCCAGTGGTACGCCCGCTCCCGCTACACCACCAACGACTGGGACCGCATGCAGCGTCAGCGTCAGCTGCAGCAGGCCATGCTCGCCCAGCTGGATCCGGCCACGGTGCTCACCCGGTTCAACGACATCGCGGCGGCCGGGCAGGACCTCATCGAGACGGACGTGCCGCAGTCGATGTTCCCGACCTTCGTCGAGCTGGCGCTCAAGGCCAAGGAGCAGCCCGTCGCGAGCCTGGAGCTGACGCCGATGGGCATCGGCATCGACCCCGACGACCCCGACTACGACCGGGTGCACGAGATCGTGCGGGACGCCCTGCACCCGCCGACGCCCGAGCCGGAGAGCTGA
- the purE gene encoding 5-(carboxyamino)imidazole ribonucleotide mutase has translation MGSDSDWRVMSDASQALSDFAVPHEVEVVSAHRTPDKLLRYGREARARGVKVIIAGAGGAAHLPGMLASVTSLPVIGVPVQLATLDGLDSLLSIVQMPAGIPVATVSINGAKNAGLLAVRMLGVGDDRLADRIEGYARDLEAQVEEKNRRLKDSL, from the coding sequence ATGGGCTCAGACTCCGATTGGCGGGTCATGAGCGACGCATCGCAGGCGCTGTCGGATTTCGCCGTGCCCCACGAGGTCGAGGTCGTCTCCGCCCACCGCACTCCTGACAAGCTGCTCCGCTACGGACGCGAGGCCCGCGCCCGTGGTGTCAAGGTGATCATCGCCGGTGCCGGAGGCGCCGCCCACCTGCCCGGCATGCTCGCCTCGGTGACGTCGCTGCCGGTGATCGGTGTGCCGGTGCAGCTGGCCACGCTCGATGGACTCGACTCGCTGCTGAGCATCGTGCAGATGCCCGCGGGCATCCCGGTGGCGACGGTCTCCATCAACGGCGCGAAGAACGCCGGCCTCCTCGCCGTGCGCATGCTCGGTGTCGGCGATGACCGCCTCGCCGACCGGATCGAGGGGTATGCCCGCGACCTCGAGGCCCAGGTCGAGGAGAAGAACCGGCGGCTGAAGGACTCCCTGTGA